From the Arctopsyche grandis isolate Sample6627 chromosome 11, ASM5162203v2, whole genome shotgun sequence genome, one window contains:
- the Papst2 gene encoding adenosine 3'-phospho 5'-phosphosulfate transporter 2 — translation MDSKVLIQQNDDSRLQTDNEQKLKLLCFDLNKFSPLSRFLLCCLTVFIFFLAYGYFQELIFTLEGFKPYGWYLTQIQFLYYTIFGWIEMKLKKIEQRRIPMRTYIILAFLTLGTMGFSNSSLGYLNYPTQVIFKCCKLVPVLIGSVLIQGKKYGILDYLAAITMCIGLTFFILADSKTSPNFNTVGVIMISLALLCDAMIGNIQEKAMKSFQATNTEVVLYSYSIGFVYLSIIMILTGQFTKGFNFCIKHPVETYGYGLLFSFTGYMGIQAVLILVKTCGAPTAATVTTARKAVTMVFSFILFSKPFVFQYLWSGIIVLFGIYLNVYSKKYPNFNIYSMANIFKRQTQAKHFSAIV, via the exons ATGGATTCCAAAGTTTTGATTCAACAAAATGATGACAGTCGTCTTCAGACTGATAACGAACAAAAACTCAAATTGCTGTGTTTCGATTTGAACAAATTCAGCCCCCTGTCACGATTTTTGTTATGCTGTTTGACGGTTTTTATATTCTTCCTCGCGTACGGCTACTTTCAAGAACTCATTTTCACGTTAGAAGGTTTCAAACCGTATGGATGGTATCTCACTCAGATACAATTCCTATACTACACCATCTTCGGATGGATAGAAATGAAATTGAAGAAAATCGAACAGCGAAG GATTCCGATGAGAACCTACATTATACTGGCATTTCTGACACTAGGCACGATGGGATTTTCGAACTCTTCCCTAGGCTATTTGAACTATCCCACGCAAGTAATATTCAAGTGTTGCAAACTAGTTCCAGTTCTTATCGGAAGTGTTTTAATACAGGGGAAAAAATATGGAATTTTAGACTATTTAGCAGCAATTACTATGTGTATCGGACTCACGTTTTTCATTCTAG CTGATTCTAAAACATCTCCAAATTTCAACACCGTTGGAGTCATAATGATCTCTTTGGCTCTGCTCTGTGACGCTATGATAGGAAACATTCAAGAAAAGGCGATGAAGTCATTCCAAGCGACAAACACAGAAgttgtattatattcgtattcaatcggttttgtatatttgtctatCATAATGATATTGACGGGACAATTTACAAAAgggtttaatttttgtattaag CATCCTGTGGAAACATACGGATACGGTTTATTATTTAGTTTTACGGGTTATATGGGAATACAAGCTGTGCTTATTTTGGTGAAGACTTGTGGAGCCCCAACAGCAGCCACGGTAACCACAGCTCGAAAAGCCGTCACCATGGTCTTTTCGTTTATTCTATTCAGCAAGCCATTCGTATTCCA ATACCTTTGGTCCGGTATTATCGTCCTGTTCGgcatatatttgaatgtgtaTAGTAAAAAGTATccaaatttcaatatatattccATGgccaatatatttaaaagacaaACGCAAGCCAAGCATTTTTCGGCTATAGTGTGA